In the Streptomyces formicae genome, one interval contains:
- a CDS encoding ammonium transporter, with the protein MPPGITIAADAPELSAANTGFMLICSALVMLMTPALAFFYGGMVRVKSTLNMLMMSFISLGIVSVLWVLYGFSVAFGTDHGSLFGWQGDYVGLSGIGLNELWDGYTIPVYVFAVFQLMFAVLTPALISGALADRVKFTAWALFITLWATIVYFPVAHWVWGTGGWAFELGVIDFAGGTAVHINAGAAALGVILVIGKRVGFKKDPMRPHSLPLVMLGAGLLWFGWFGFNAGSWLGNDDGVGALMFLNTQVATAGAMLAWLAYEKIRHGAFTTLGAASGAVAGLVAITPSGGSCSPLGAIAIGAVAGLLCAMAVGLKFRFGYDDSLDVVGVHMVGGVVGSILVGFFATGGGQSKAQGLFYGGGLSQLWKQLAGVGAVLAYSLIVSAILALLIDKTIGMRVDEEEEVAGIDQVQHAETAYDFSGAGGGTAPRTAALPAPGADGVPTKKNKKVDA; encoded by the coding sequence ATGCCCCCAGGCATCACGATCGCCGCAGACGCTCCCGAGCTGTCTGCCGCCAACACCGGGTTCATGCTCATCTGTTCCGCCCTGGTGATGCTGATGACGCCGGCCCTCGCCTTCTTCTACGGAGGCATGGTCCGCGTCAAGAGCACCCTCAACATGCTGATGATGAGCTTCATCAGCCTGGGGATCGTCAGCGTCCTGTGGGTCCTCTACGGCTTCTCCGTCGCCTTCGGCACCGACCACGGCAGCCTCTTCGGGTGGCAGGGCGACTACGTCGGGCTCAGCGGCATCGGCCTGAACGAGCTCTGGGACGGCTACACCATCCCGGTCTATGTCTTCGCCGTCTTCCAGCTGATGTTCGCCGTCCTCACGCCCGCCCTGATCAGCGGCGCCCTCGCGGACCGCGTGAAGTTCACGGCCTGGGCGCTGTTCATCACCCTGTGGGCCACGATCGTGTACTTCCCCGTCGCCCACTGGGTGTGGGGCACCGGCGGCTGGGCGTTCGAGCTCGGCGTCATCGACTTCGCGGGCGGCACGGCCGTACACATCAACGCGGGCGCCGCCGCCCTCGGCGTGATCCTCGTCATCGGCAAGCGCGTCGGCTTCAAGAAGGACCCGATGCGGCCGCACTCCCTGCCGCTCGTGATGCTCGGCGCGGGCCTGCTCTGGTTCGGCTGGTTCGGCTTCAACGCCGGATCGTGGCTCGGCAACGACGACGGCGTCGGCGCGCTCATGTTCCTCAACACGCAGGTCGCCACCGCCGGCGCCATGCTCGCCTGGCTCGCCTACGAGAAGATCCGCCACGGCGCGTTCACCACGCTCGGCGCCGCCTCCGGCGCCGTCGCGGGACTCGTCGCCATCACCCCCTCCGGCGGCTCCTGCTCGCCGCTCGGCGCGATCGCCATCGGCGCCGTCGCGGGTCTGCTGTGCGCGATGGCCGTCGGCCTCAAGTTCCGGTTCGGATACGACGACTCCCTCGACGTCGTCGGCGTCCACATGGTCGGCGGTGTGGTCGGCTCGATCCTCGTCGGCTTCTTCGCCACCGGTGGCGGGCAGTCCAAGGCCCAGGGCCTCTTCTACGGTGGCGGCCTCAGCCAGTTGTGGAAGCAGCTCGCGGGCGTCGGCGCCGTCCTCGCGTACTCCCTGATCGTCTCCGCGATCCTCGCCCTGCTCATCGACAAGACCATCGGGATGCGGGTCGACGAGGAAGAGGAGGTCGCGGGCATCGACCAGGTCCAGCACGCCGAGACGGCGTACGACTTCAGCGGCGCGGGCGGCGGCACCGCTCCCCGCACGGCGGCGCTGCCCGCGCCCGGCGCGGACGGCGTACCGACGAAGAAGAACAAGAAGGTGGACGCATGA